The following are from one region of the Nicotiana tabacum cultivar K326 chromosome 3, ASM71507v2, whole genome shotgun sequence genome:
- the LOC107783748 gene encoding putative F-box protein At4g22030, with translation MATLQASSILSSFCSASSSSSFRRGTNITAKINIPNIRTNKISLPRLIQRRGISEHEQLNFNTIEKQLINSPSKRGDMINDPDMLAVEKLYAIKEAVADRVEMHRNIGEQRSQWNSMLLTSINGIILAAATMVGVAAISGDSVLGLKMSSTLLYLAATGMLIIMNKIQPSQLAEEQRKATRLFQDFYNQIETTLSIGHPSDIDVKGTMDKVLALDKAYPLPLLGVMLDKFPSSVQPAVWWPQQRQRQPKRVSGNGNDWSRKLEEDMKEIMGVLGRKDQEEYIRLGKKAIKLNKFLAISGPLLTGLAAIGSAFVDSSPSHGSWAAMLGIVGGALASVVNMVEHGGQVGMVFEMYRSNAGFFEYMQQSIESNLRETDIERRENGEVFEMKVALKLGRSLSDLRNLAASSSLKADDLDEFASKLF, from the coding sequence ATGGCAACCCTTCAAGCTTCAAGTATCTTGAGCTCATTTTGTTCTGCTTCCTCATCTTCATCTTTCCGAAGAGGAACAAATATTACAGCAAAGATCAATATTCCCAATATTCGGACGAATAAAATCTCCCTCCCTAGACTAATTCAAAGAAGAGGAATATCAGAGCATGAACAGCTCAACTTCAACACAATTGAGAAACAACTTATTAACTCCCCTTCAAAAAGAGGTGACATGATTAATGATCCTGATATGCTTGCTGTAGAGAAGCTTTACGCAATCAAGGAGGCAGTTGCAGATAGAGTAGAGATGCACAGGAATATAGGGGAGCAAAGAAGCCAGTGGAACAGTATGCTTTTGACATCCATTAATGGCATAATTCTAGCTGCTGCTACAATGGTTGGAGTTGCAGCTATTAGTGGTGATTCTGTTTTGGGACTAAAAATGTCTTCTACTTTGTTGTATTTGGCTGCTACTGGCATGTTGATTATCATGAACAAGATTCAACCATCCCAGCTTGCTGAAGAACAAAGAAAGGCAACAAGGCTGTTTCAAGATTTCTATAACCAAATCGAAACAACTTTATCAATCGGTCACCCTTCTGATATTGATGTCAAAGGAACGATGGACAAAGTATTGGCTCTTGACAAGGCCTACCCACTTCCTCTTCTTGGAGTAATGCTTGACAAATTTCCGTCTTCTGTTCAACCTGCTGTTTGGTGGCCCCAACAGCGTCAAAGACAACCCAAAAGGGTCAGCGGCAATGGAAATGACTGGAGCAGAAAATTGGAGGAGGATATGAAAGAAATAATGGGTGTGTTGGGCAGAAAGGACCAAGAAGAATATATTAGGCTGGGTAAAAAGGCCataaaattgaacaagttttTAGCCATCTCTGGTCCTTTACTCACAGGCCTAGCAGCGATTGGCTCTGCATTTGTAGATTCTTCTCCTTCTCATGGATCTTGGGCAGCCATGCTGGGAATTGTTGGTGGCGCATTAGCAAGCGTTGTTAACATGGTTGAGCATGGGGGACAAGTTGGAATGGTATTCGAAATGTACAGGAGTAACGCTGGTTTCTTCGAGTACATGCAACaatcaattgaatcaaacttgAGGGAAACAGACATTGAAAGAAGAGAAAATGGTGAAGTGTTTGAAATGAAGGTGGCTTTGAAGTTAGGGAGGAGCTTATCAGATCTAAGAAATcttgctgcttcttcttcattGAAAGCTGATGATTTGGACGAGTTTGCAAGCAAGCTTTTCTGA